The Zea mays cultivar B73 chromosome 7, Zm-B73-REFERENCE-NAM-5.0, whole genome shotgun sequence DNA segment TGAAGATCCTAAAGGCTACCTTGATAGTCAGGGAAATGAGGATGAAGAATTCAATGATAGTGAGGATGATTTGTTGGATTCGCAGGAGTTGGATGAATTCATCAAGGATGATGATTTTATTCCTTCCCCCGCCCAAGACAAAAAGAAATTGCATATGAGTATTGTTGAGGATGCTAGCAAGACTGCTGGTGGTAAAAAATGTGGTACAATGGAAATTGAAGCTTCTGAAGGTGTGAGAAGGAGTAGTAGATTGGAATCGTCTGAGGAAGTGAAAATTGCTGATAAGGCTGCTGCAAGAGCTATGGCGAAAGATGCTTTCATCAATAAAGGTATGTCTTgtaatcctttctcggtcttgaATACTGATAATGATGTTCTCTTTGATGTGGCTAACAAATTAGGTGTTGAATTAGGTTCTTCCTTTAATGATGCAGTTGAAAATTTAAATCTGATTAAATCTTTAGAATTGTCTAGAAAAAACTTAGTGGTTCAATCTGTTAGGATTAATGTTGATAATTCTAATGCTGATTGTATTGTTTCTGATGATGATAATATCATGCATAAAGATAATCTTGAGGATAATTTTTCTGATCTCGAAGATGTTATGATTCTTAGAAAAGGTCGTAAAATTCAACACAGGAAAAAAACTGTGAGGAAAAAAAACAATAGTATTTTGGCTGGTAAATCTCCCAATAATAGGAAAATCCCTATTAAGAGGAAAGGCCAACTAGTTGGTCAGCCCCCAATTTGTTCAGAATGATTGGTGTGATTTGGAATTGTCAGGGGCTTGGTAAAAGTGTTAAAAGTGAATTCCTTCGTGATATTATCATGAAAGAGAAGGTTAACTTCATTGGTCTTCAAGAAACCAATAAGAAAGATTTTGAGGAATCTTGGCTGAATTTTATTAGTGGTAATAGAAATTTTGTTTGGGTTTGGTCTCCTCCTAATGGTAGGTCAGGTGGTTTGTTGGTTGGTTTTGATTCGGAAATGTTTGATGTTAGAGAAAAAGAGTTGGGGGAATTTATGATTAGGTTGTTGGTGATTCATAAAGTTTCAGGTTTTATTTGGAATTTCATTAATGTTTATGGTGCTGCTCAAAATGATCAAAAACAGAAATTCTTGAGTGAGTTATCAGCTTTTTGTTCTAATTGTTCTCACCCTTTATTGATCGGCGGTGACTTTAATATTCTAAGAAAGGAATCGGATAAGAACAAACATGGGGGTACTAACAGGTGGAGCTCTCTTTTTAATTCTATTATTGAGGTTCATGATTTGATTGAGTTGGATCTTAGTGGTCGTCATTTTACCTGGTCGAATAATCGTAATCCTCCTACTTTTGAGAAGTTAGACAGGTTTCTTGTTAGTACTGATTGGGATCTGCATTATAATAATTTGAATGTTACTGGTCTTAGTAGATCCTTTTCTGATCATGTCCCTTTATGCCTAAAAACTGATTACATTTCTCCGGCTAGAAGAGAGTTTCGGTATGAGCTTTGTTGGAAGTTAAGACCTGATTTTAAGTCTTTAGTGGTGAATAATTGGTCTTTGCCTGTTAGAAGTAAGATTGGTATTGACATTTGGAAAGAAAAAATCAAAAGATTGAAAAAAATGTTGAAAGGTTGGAATATCAATGTTGAGGGTAGATATTTGAAATTAAAAAAAGAGTTAATTGGTAAAATTGATATTTTGGATAAAAAATGTGAAATTATGGGCATCTCGGATGCTGAGAGAATTGAAAAACTTGATATGGAATGGAATCTGAAGAAAATCATGGAAGAAGAGATTTGTAAAAAAAACAAACTGCTAGAGAGAAATTCATCAATGAGGGTGATGAAAACACAAAGTTCTTTCATCTTTTGGCTAAAGGCCGGAAGAGGAGGGTTAGAATTCCTTTCTTAAATCAGGATGATGTCCCTGTGAGTGATGCCGATGGTATTAATAAAATTGCCACTTCTTATTATAAAGATCTTTTTGGTCATTCGGTGATATCTAATATCAATATGGCTCAGTGTAACATGAAGCAATTATCTGACGATGATAGATCTTTCCTGACGGCTCCTTTCTCGGTGGAGGAGATTAAGAAAGTTATTTTTGAGTTGAAGCATAACAGTGCTCCTGGTCCCGATGGCTTCCCTGCTGAATTTTTTCAAACTTTCTGGGAGACTATTCATTTGGATATTATCCATTTATTCAATGACTTTTACAATGATAGTCTCAAAATTGAGAGATTGAATTTTGGGGTGGTAACATTATTACCAAAAGTGGACAAAGCGGCTGACATGAAAAACTTCAGACCTATTTGCCTGTTGAATGTGTGCTACAAGATTATTTCCAAAGTTCTGAACAACAGACTGGCAAGTTGCATCACAAAAGTGATAAGTGATTCTCAATATGGTTTCATTAAGCATAGATATATTATGGATGGGGTCATTtcgctcaatgaaattctccatgAAGTTAAAAGGAAAAAACAGAGTGGAGTAGTTCTAAAAATTGATTTTGAAAAAGCTTATGACAAAGTGAATTGGCACTTTCTTTATAATATGATGGAGAAAAAAGGTTTTGGTAGTAAATGGTGTGATTGGGTCATGAAGATTGTGAGAGGTGGTAAAGTTGCCATCAAGACTAATGATACTCTGGGCCCTTATTTCACTACTCACAAAGGAGTGAGGCAAGGGGATCCTTTTTCTCCCCTTTTGTTCAATTTGGTTGCTGATGGATTAGCTTGTATGATTAAAAAAGCTCAGGAGGAAGGTCTTATTGAAGGGTTGATCCCTCACATCATTCAAAATGGTTGCTGTTGTTTACAGTATGCTGATGATACCATTTTTCTTATTCAAGATTGCTTAGAAGGCGCCAGAAATCTTAAATTCATTTTATGTCTGTTTGAAAGCATGTCTGGTTTGAAAATTAACTTTCACAAAAGTGaaatattatgttttggtgatgctAAAGAGATTGACTTTTTGTATGCTGATATTTTTACTTGTCCTATAGGTAATCTTCCTATGAAATATCTTGGTGTGCCAATAGATAAGAAAAAGATTAAGAAAAACCTTTGGTGCCCCATGAATGAGAAGTTGGAGAAAAGATTAGCTGGTTGGCAGGGTAGATTCTTGAGTCTTGGTGGTAGACTTACTTTGCTTAATAGTTGTCTATCTAATGTTCCTTTATATATGCTGTCAATCTATCCTACCCCTAAGTCTGTTATTAGGAAAATTGATTTGTTAAGAAGGAGACTTTTATGGCAGGGGGGTAAGCAGTCCAAGAATTTTCACCTGGCAGATTGGGTGTCAGTGTGTTCTCCCAAAATTCAAGGTGGCCTTGGAGTGTTGAATCTTGAAGTTATGAATGATTCTCTTCTTTCTAAATGGCTTTGGAATATTGAGAATTCAAATGGTTTATGGCAAAAGATTATTGCTAGTAAATATATTAAGGGAAAACCCCTTATTGTTGTTAAACAAAAGCAAAATGACACTCATTTCTGGAAAAAGCTGTTGAGTTTAAGGGACATCTTTTACAAATACTGTAAAACTGACGTGGGTAATGGTTTGAAAACTAGTTTCTGGAAAAGTACTTGGTTGGGTGACCAACCGTTGTCTAGCCAGTTTCAAGTTTTGTTTGACTTGACTTATAACAAAGATGTCTCTGTTAACGAAGTTTTCACTTCAAATTTTGAATCCCTGACTTTCAGAAGAAGGATTGTGGGTAATCTAAAATTATTATATGATGATCTGATTGATTATTGTGAGCAGATTTGTCTATCTGATCAGGAGGATAGAATTGTGTGGTCACTGGGGAATAAAAGCTTCTCTGTTAATTCTTTATACAGAAAGAAAATGGAAAATCAAGCTTTGATTCCATATAAATTTTTGTGGAAATCTAAACTGCCTCATAAAATTAAGATTTTCTTCTGGTTAGTGGTAAGAAATAAGATTCTTACTAAGGATAATTTGAGAAAAAGATGCTGGATTGGTTCTTTAAACTGCTGTTTCTGTGGGGTGGATGAATCCattgatcacttgtttttctattGCCCCATTGCTCAGTACATGTGGAGAGTTATTCAAGTGGCCCTGAATTTGAGATCTATTCCAAAAAATATCAAAGATTTGTATGATAATTGGTTTTGTAAACCAAAAGACACGATGGCTCAGCTGGTGTTATTTGGTTGTGGTGCTTTATTCTGGGCTATTTGGCGCACTAGGAATGATTGGTGTTTTGGGAATAGTCATTTACTTGACCCATCTAACATCATTTTTCTTTGCTGCTTCTGGTTGGATTCTTGGGCGATTCGTCAGAAAAAGAAGGAGCGAAAAATGGTGGTGCTAGGAAGCAGGTTAATCCGAAAGACGGCAAGTGAAGCTTTCGGGAGGGCCTTGGGGTGGTGTCCTCTTGACAGGCGGATTCCTGGATGACAAGATGATGATGCCGAGAAAGCTTGTTGGGATAGTTGTCTGTCTTTTGTTGGCCAAACTGTTCAGGTCTTTTGTGGCTTCTGCCTGTCTTGGTTGGTTGTATATAAGAAAGTCTTATGTAGCTCTTCGTAGGCCAAAACTTTCACTGTTATCGTAGTCTCTTCACTGATCTAGCGATAGTGTTTAGAGTCTAGATAACTTTCTGGCCATGTCTGTTCTTTTGGAGGTCCTACCACGTGGGTGCGGTTGTTACATACTTTCctatttcttaatgaaatagggggcTTCGCCCCTTCGTCAAAAAAAAACAATGTAATACAATTGGTGTATCTAAAATATGTATCTTACTATATTTATTACATCGATCAgagcattcaataaattaaatTGACCAATTAGCTACTCTTCTGTTTTGACTATAGAGCCAAGACACAGTGTCTTCGTCAAGGGACGTGTCTTAATTTTTTTACATTTACCTTCTTAGACATACTTAAAGACACACCTCAAGACACTCATTATACATGACATTAGGGCATTTACACTGGTGTTTAATGTAGAGGCTCTTGAAGTGTTTAAAAAAAATCGTggagccgtctctccgtgaagagacgcaTCTGGCTCGTAACCCAAGTAGCAACAGACGTCTCACTTaccactgtacgaatttgtcgtctgttctatcgatcagATGTTGTACAAACGCATTTAATtttgtatttattaatagactatatTTATAGACACTTCATTGTATAATAAAGTCTCTTAATTGTCTCTTTGTGCTTGGAGAATCGTTTTGGTGTCCCTCTACTATACATGCCCTTGTGCTGAAAAGATTCATCAAAATTAATCGATATAGTACGTGCGAAAATTTTCGAGGATCGTGCGAGGCACGCACGACATCGATCGGGCCGGGAGCTCCCTCGCGATCTGCTCCTGTTGCGGGACGAAGCAACCAGTGGGCCTGTGTAGCTAGTCGTGCTCACGTAGTGCACAGAATCAATGGCGAAAGTCAAACCAATAAGCATATATGCATGCCATCTTGCAATGTAATCTTGCATTGCATTGACCTTTAATTTTGAGTGTCTCAGGGTGCAGCGTACAGTTAATCATTTCGACCCCGAATTCATTTGAAAATGAACAGCAgattctccaactcatagtctgtgTGCCTGTCTTCCCCcctgctacgggcatgtgtttcATGGTCGGCCACGAACACCTCTTCGTTTGGCATTGGCAAAGAAGGGAATTTCTCTCCATGTTCTGTGTCTCCGTGTATATATAGTCCTATCACCTTTTGCAGCACACGCGATCCCAAATTAAAGGGCCATATATACCGACCCGAACGCCGAAGCAATATAATTCGGTGGACCACCACTCAAAGGACGCGTACGTACGGGCCGGGAGCGAGCATGAATAAGATCGCCTCCGCCGGAGCACTGCTGGCCGTGGTAGCGGTGGTTGCGGCGTTGGCCGCGACGACGGCGTCGGCGAAGGACTACACGGTGGGCGGGTCAGACAGGTGGGACACCTACGTCGACTACGGCAAGTGGACCGCCGGCAAGACGTTCATGGTCGGCGACACCATAAGTGCGTGCTACTGCTAGCTCTCTCCGTTCACGTACTTGCCCGTGCATTATTTCCTTCCCATCTCATCTTGATGTGGCGTGCGATAATGTACGTTAACGACTAACTGCAGCGTTCGAGTACATGCCGTACCACAACGTGCTGGAGGTGACGGCGGCGGACTACGCCAGCTGCAACGCCGGCAGCCCCATCTCCACCCACTCCGGCGGCAGCACCGCCTTCAAGCTCACCGCCACGGGCACCCGCTACTTCATCTGCGGCATCCCGCGCCACTGCCTCAACGGCACCATGCACGTCACGATCACCACCGTTCCCTACGATTCCGCCACCGCCGCGGCAAGCGGCCCCGCGCAGGCTCCGCTCCAGTCATCCTCATCGCCTCCAGCAGCCGACGCCTACGCGCCCGGACCGGCGGCGGGACACAAGGTGGCCCTGGGCGCTGCAGGGAAGTCGCCGGCGGGCGCACCGAGCAGCGCGCCGCGGTATCAGCAGCCCGCGGCCGCGGTGGCTGGGCTGGCGGTGGCCGCTCTGGTGGCCTTGGTCGCCTAAGCTAGCAACGTGCGTGTAATTTGCACGCACGTTGCAGTTTTGACTTTTTGAGTTACTGCTTACTGCTGCTGTACTGTACCTGAAACAGGACTTCTGTTACTGCGAACGTACAAGCGGTATATTCATTTGTGCTTCTTCTTTTTACTCTTGTCGTGTGTTTATATTCGGTACATGGGTGTAAATTGTGATATTTACTTCTTATAATTCCATTTTAGCGGCATTGGTCAATGGTTATGTCTTCAGTGACAGGGTGTGCGAATCCATTTCACAACCACTATGTTGCAAAACTTCGAGGCATAGGAACGATATAATGTTTTCCATGCTGTTCAGAAATATGAATGTTTTCCATACAGCTCAGAAATATGAATTTGGCTCTACAAATACAATGAGGCCCATTTGTTTTGTTGGAAttcaattccattttaataattataaattggacaaaactaattaaattcatatgtttatatatgtaatatatttgtatattatcctaaatcatataagagatagttatatactatattTATGGTATAGCGAAACatgtagaagagtgtgctataagttgtatatCGGAAAAATAGTATGTAAATCTATATAATCAATTTTCATTTCTCACTCATGAATTTAAGATAGGCTTATATAATAACTTTTAAAAGTGGTAGAATGTTACATTTAAAAAAATAgtctattccattagtaagattctaattcctcaaaatgaaaggaaacatgTAAGATTTTAATTTTTTAAAATGAAATGAAACAAACAGGAGCTGATTGTTCTTAAGCAGAAAGAAGATCGATACCACCCAAATCATTTCAGGCAGAGGAACGAGGTCAATGGCGGCCACGTCTTGATAACAGGCGAGCACGTTATACCAAAACGCACAGGCGCACAGCTAGCATGTAGTAATGCGCATCCACTTCTACCAACAGCCGTCGTCAGTTTTCACATGCGAGGAGGAACATAACCAAACAGGCAAGAATAGACATAAGCTAATCCACCGATCCACATTAGCTTCTGGTCGCGGAATTTATTTATACCATACCATATATAATATACAAAGGGGTCATCAGATCACCCCATGTCACCGTCCGACACATGTAACATCCCCTTCAGTTCTGGAATCAACTACACCAACAACACTGCGGACCGATCAAGATTTGAATCAATGGAAGGCAGCATCGCCTCTTTCCAACAGGATTTCGCACGGCTTCTACGCCACAGGAGGACAAGACCTAGGGTCATCAGAGGTGTCAACATCTGAAGGCGGCATGAACTGCCACATCGGGAATCCAGGGTAGCCAATCACAGGCATCATCAGCTTGTGCCTGGCGGCGGCTGCTGGCCCCTGGGGAGCAGGGAACGCAGAGGCTGGGATCACTGGGTGGTGTGGTACGAGGCTTGGCCGGGCATTCAGGAACTTGATCTGCTGCTCCAGGCTCTCCTTCTCGGCCTTCAGCCTTTGCTTCTCGTCTCGCAGCTCATTCTTCTCGGCCTGCAAAAGGAAAGTATTTCAGGGTGAGATTGTTTTTCTGATGAACAACCAGCAAAATCGAAGGCCAAAGCCTTTTGCAGCACATGAGATGCTGAATCATAAACCTCTATATATTTTATGGAACACGTAGCAAAGAAGTGTATACAGTAGAGAAAAGAATTGACAAATGTCCATACTGTTATACAGCTGCAGGGTTTAACCATTTAAGAAAAAAAAACGCATTATGTGGATATAAAGTTGCTAATGCAAGCAACCCAAAATAAACTAAACCACAAACTGGAGGGAGAATGACAGGTGTACTAATAATTATTCCCATGTTATTTGACTGGATGAATTAAATCTAGATAAGAAAAAAAAATGACCAAATGGAAAAAGGGGATCATAAATCAAGAAAATGGAACAGTATGAAGTGCCTAAACAACACATCACGTGCCACCTCCCATCTGAACAGCACCATTTATAACTTGGCCACATGAAATAGTATAGACCTTCAGCTCTTTAATCTTCTCTTGGAGATTCTCATTTGAATCCTTGAGCTTTTTTGCTTCACTACGCAATTCACCTACTACACGAATAGCATCACTCAATATAGCTGTTTTGTCCATTTTAGGAGTTTTCCCTGGCTCCAAAATGGCACCCAATTCCAAGAATCTAACAAAAAGAATATCATAAGTACAGTGGTAGTTGACGAATACGATAATATGAAGAGAAAAAAAGATTAAACTGCAAACTAAAATGCAATCATTGTCTTGTCTCACCAGGGAACATACCTCTCGTTCAGCTTGTCCCTTCTAATTTTCTCCCTGGATGCTTTTGTGCTTGATTCTGTAGTACTTTCTGACCTTGGACTGCAATATTAAACACTCAATGATAAAAGGAACACAAACTTAAAAATGTATGGCTGCAATACACGATACAAACTACAAAGAATAAAGATACAGACCGTTTATTTGTTGGCTGTTCTTTTTCCTGACCACAGTCCACAGAGCTACTGATTTCCATACTGCTAAAATAAAAGCCAATGTTAGGATGCCAAATATTTAAAGATACTCTTCCCCAGACCccgcacagtgcgggaagcctacAGCACTGGGTACGCCCTTAGGATGCCAAATATCAAGATAATGCGCCATAATAAGAAGCAAAAAAAGACAAATAACATAGCATGGTAAACAAAATATCTATGCAAGCAAATCGAAGACAATAATTAGTAAATATAAAAAATCACTACTTGGTGCTTTTCAACTTAGCAAATAGCAAGTCATAACCCTACAAACTACATCTAACGAAATATATGTGGAAAAATAGAAGAAGAATTTACCACAGACAGCACACAATACAACTGTTTAAAGCAGCCAACCAAACACCTCAAAACTTCTCCAACTTAACATCAAAGATGAGCTTGTATGTACTAAAGAGCAATGGAGCTGTCAGAACCCCAGCACAATATGGTAATCCTCTTCACACCACACCAATCATGAAGGATTCAATTACAACAACTTGTGTGCAACCTGTTTCTGCAGACTATTGGATGAACCAAGAGATCAATACATAAAGAATATACTGACCCAAAAGGAATTTATCTATTCTTCTCTGTGAACAAGGGTAGTAACTAGCCTTATAAAGGCCCAACAATAGAGCAGCCACAAGTTGATTGCAGAATGAGGATTGTATGTTTCTAACAGATTCTGCAAACTACTATCTTCAGTCAAGAATATTTGACCACCTTTGACTTGGAGTAGTCTTCAATACGTATATTTGACCACCTTTTTCTATAGATTAAATTCTTCGAATTTACGAGATTTTGCAAGTATTTTGATACAAATCTACACATAAAACTTTAAGTTCCCAAATAAATAATGTAACCCTAAACAGTTATTATTGTAGTTTCCAAGGTTTAGCTAAATATTTTCAATGGTGACTGGAGGGAGTATAGATgacacaaagtgtgcacaaaagcaaTCTAGGCTAGATGAGGAGCCATAACACTACCTGTGGCCCTGTTTGTTTGGGCTTTTTTCAACTTCCGGCCACCAAAATctgttgcggactgccaaacgcccCAGCTTTTCAGTCCGCTTCTATAAGAATTGTTTTGGTAAAAACCGTCCAAAATCAACATGAACGCATAATCGGTCGAGTCGTCACGATATTAGAAATACATCGCTTTCTAGATCATTGACCCTTTGGACCACTTCATCTTCCTCCGCGTGTAATCCCCACGATATTCAGATTCTTCCCACAGTCAGATTTTCTCCACATCCAGATTCTTAGAAAAAATAGTCAGAAAAAAGCTAAACTAAACAGGCCTTATATATGCCTAGTTGCCTACCCACCAGCGGAGCACCATAAGATGTGAACAATCCTTTCCACCGTTCTACCGAGAATTATTACAGTAAAGGTACACCGACTCATCCACACATTCCACAGGGCCACACAGAATAAATTCTTAAAATCCTTCAAGTTTAACAGATTTTGAATACAAATCTACACATATATAACTTACATATTTCCAAATAAATAATGTGATGGTT contains these protein-coding regions:
- the LOC100273838 gene encoding Transcription factor ILR3 translates to MASPEGTTWVFDCPLMDDLAVAADFAAAPAGGFFWAAPPSLQPQAPVQSVVAASAPNPCMEISSSVDCGQEKEQPTNKRPRSESTTESSTKASREKIRRDKLNERFLELGAILEPGKTPKMDKTAILSDAIRVVGELRSEAKKLKDSNENLQEKIKELKAEKNELRDEKQRLKAEKESLEQQIKFLNARPSLVPHHPVIPASAFPAPQGPAAAARHKLMMPVIGYPGFPMWQFMPPSDVDTSDDPRSCPPVA
- the LOC100273838 gene encoding transcription factor ILR3 isoform X1, whose translation is MASPEGTTWVFDCPLMDDLAVAADFAAAPAGGFFWAAPPSLQPQAPVQSVVAASAPNPCSMEISSSVDCGQEKEQPTNKRPRSESTTESSTKASREKIRRDKLNERFLELGAILEPGKTPKMDKTAILSDAIRVVGELRSEAKKLKDSNENLQEKIKELKAEKNELRDEKQRLKAEKESLEQQIKFLNARPSLVPHHPVIPASAFPAPQGPAAAARHKLMMPVIGYPGFPMWQFMPPSDVDTSDDPRSCPPVA
- the LOC103633266 gene encoding chemocyanin, yielding MNKIASAGALLAVVAVVAALAATTASAKDYTVGGSDRWDTYVDYGKWTAGKTFMVGDTITFEYMPYHNVLEVTAADYASCNAGSPISTHSGGSTAFKLTATGTRYFICGIPRHCLNGTMHVTITTVPYDSATAAASGPAQAPLQSSSSPPAADAYAPGPAAGHKVALGAAGKSPAGAPSSAPRYQQPAAAVAGLAVAALVALVA